One window from the genome of Nicotiana tomentosiformis chromosome 5, ASM39032v3, whole genome shotgun sequence encodes:
- the LOC104117894 gene encoding transcription factor DIVARICATA-like: METIFPISSSWMMQQNKSSIWTKEENKLFESAIAIYDENTPNRWFQVADMIPGKSVLDVMKQYQELAADVCDIEAGLVPNPGYFASSVTLELVDDCGLQTFRKRGRSSDQERKKGVPWTEEEHRRFLMGLDKYGKGDWRNISKKMVISRTPTQVASHAQKYYQRQLSGCKDKRRPSIHDITTFHFVADTSGNNINSLSKEKFYSTPLQKFTTTTDVVNYWNSSSDEDLMDFGSSYGSSVVAYPSEITSQSWDGHGANGNSQLQIQSTRYEIWDS, translated from the exons ATGGAAACTATATTTCCTATTTCATCAAGTTGGATGATGCAGCAGAACAAGAGCTCAATATGGACTAAAGAAGAGAACAAACTGTTCGAAAGTGCTATTGCGATATACGATGAGAATACTCCGAATAGGTGGTTTCAGGTAGCAGATATGATCCCTGGAAAGTCAGTGCTTGATGTGATGAAGCAATATCAGGAACTAGCTGCAGATGTTTGTGACATTGAAGCTGGATTGGTCCCAAATCCTGGTTATTTCGCGTCTTCTGTTACGTTAGAATTGGTCGATGATTGTGGATTACAAACATTTAGAAAGAGAGGCAGATCTTCTGATCAAGAGAGAAAGAAAGGTGTACCATGGACAGAGGAAGAGCACAG GCGATTCCTAATGGGTCTAGACAAGTATGGAAAAGGGGACTGGAGGAACATATCCAAGAAAATGGTAATCTCAAGAACACCAACACAAGTGGCAAGTCATGCTCAGAAATACTACCAGAGACAGCTCTCAGGATGCAAAGACAAGAGGAGACCTAGCATCCATGACATTACGACTTTCCATTTCGTGGCCGACACATCTGGAAACAACATCAATTCTCTATCTAAAGAAAAGTTTTATTCAACCCCTTTGCAGAAATTCACAACTACAACAGATGTTGTGAACTACTGGAATAGCTCAAGTGATGAAGATCTGATGGATTTTGGATCATCTTATGGAAGTTCAGTTGTGGCATACCCGTCTGAGATTACTTCACAGTCTTGGGATGGACATGGAGCTAACGGTAATTCGCAGCTCCAGATCCAATCAACGAGATACGAGATATGGGATTCATGA